One Triticum dicoccoides isolate Atlit2015 ecotype Zavitan chromosome 4B, WEW_v2.0, whole genome shotgun sequence genomic window carries:
- the LOC119295460 gene encoding translation initiation factor IF-2-like — protein sequence MPTDHGSSSDGGHQAQCRRRGASVDVELRAAMALADMAGAGAGAAADHALPAQHLQHAAAPAAQAAMEHEDEELASTRLSLELGNVGIQSSPCSSSSSGAGQQPPQSSAAVTGYGLSRPRHMLTEAEKEAKRLRRVLANRESARQTILRRQAIRDELARKVADLASQNENMKKEKDMVLEQYLTLKETNKQLKQQVAKTTKKKPSSTPAITPMDIAPPAQSAEATPPQTPPQPSFLYSAPPTSMPVPYVWGSWPPCGPGVYEHGGNPAGMAGHAPTPLCVPPACAWYYPVVAASTDPRGSPPAYVQPFQEPTGSGGTAGEDTDDDPCSLTLAIDAADKKSPAAGPNAYQSSSGVVGAVGLQVALSGREKAATAAEARKRRKELTKLKQMHGGSRHGAGEHW from the exons ATGCCGACTGATCATGGCAGCAGCAGCGACGGCGGCCACCAGGCGCAATGTCGGCGGAGGGGCGCCAGCGTCGACGTCGAGCTCCGCGCCGCCATGGCGCTGGCCGACATGGCGGGGGCCGGGGCCGGGGCGGCCGCCGACCACGCGCTCCCGGCGCAGCACCTGCAGcacgccgccgccccagcagctcAG GCGGCGATGGAGCACGAGGACGAGGAGCTGGCGAGCACGAGGCTCAGCCTTGAGCTGGGCAACGTCGGCATCCAGTCCTCCCCATGTTCCAGCAGCTCCAGCGGCGCCGGGCAGCAACCGCCGCAGTCGTCCGCGGCCGTGACGGGATACGGCCTCAGCAGACCGCGGCACATGCTCACCGAG gcagagaaggaggcgaaGCGGCTGCGGCGCGTGCTCGCGAACCGGGAGTCCGCCCGGCAAACCATCCTTCGCCGCCAG GCGATCCGGGACGAACTGGCGAGAAAAGTCGCGGATTTAGCGTCGCAGAACGAGAACATGAAGAAG GAGAAGGACATGGTGCTGGAACAGTACCTCACGCTCAAGGAGACGAACAAGCAGCTGAAACAACAG GTGGCCAAGACGACCAAGAAGAAGCCGTCGTCTACACCAGCGATCACGCCCATGGACATCGCGCCGCCCGCACAGAGCGCGGAGGCCACCCCGCCGCAGACACCGCCGCAGCCAAGCTTCCTGTACAGCGCGCCGCCGACGTCCATGCCTGTGCCCTACGTCTGGGGCTCCTGGCCCCCGTGCGGTCCGGGGGTGTACGAGCATGGTGGCAACCCGGCTGGCATGGCGGGACACGCTCCGACGCCGCTCTGCGTCCCGCCGGCCTGCGCGTGGTATTACCCCGTCGTCGCCGCTTCCACCGACCCCCGCGGCTCGCCGCCGGCCTACGTGCAGCCGTTCCAGGAGCCGACAGGCAGTGGCGGGACGGCCGGGGAGGACACCGACGACGACCCTTGCTCGCTGACCCTCGCCATCGACGCTGCCGACAAGAAGAGCCCCGCCGCCGGTCCCAACGCTTACCAAAGTAGCAGCGGCGTGGTGGGGGCAGTGGGGCTGCAGGTCGCGCTTAGCGGCAGAGagaaggcggcgacggcggccgaggcgaggaagaggaggaaggagcTCACCAAGCTGAAGCAAATGCACGGCGGAAGCCGCCATGGCGCTGGCGAGCACTGGTGA